Sequence from the Brachionichthys hirsutus isolate HB-005 chromosome 4, CSIRO-AGI_Bhir_v1, whole genome shotgun sequence genome:
gtttttttatagtgtttatttttctgtttcttgttGTGGCTACAATACATCATAATCTGGTTCTGCAGTGCATCTCTGATGTAAGCCTGAATAACAATAaaggaatctgaatctgaataataaAGGTTTATTCACTCTGCCGGATGGGCCCTGGCAGCTCCTGGAATACAGCCTTCAAACCTGTTATTATTTCATCTATCTCAGAATATTGATTGTACCATGATAATTTATTCTGCAGTAATTTTCTAAAGAGATTAATTCTAAAATGTCACAGAAAGAATAAAACCTACAGACAAAGGCGAGGTGTGCTGATGTCTCTTCCGTTCTGGGCTGCTTCACCTTCTGACCCCGCGCGAGCCCCGGAGGTGCTGGATGGACGCCGGCGTCGTTCCACACCGGGCGGCTTCCTGTAACACGATGGCGCGTCTATTGCGGGTTTttcaaacatttgcatttcttttattcGTCATTTTTCTCTATTATGACTACTctatgaaaaataattttaccTTATGACAGTAGTTGAAAAATAGACCGTAAGAAAACCTTTTAGTTTTAAATAAGTTCAGACAAAACTGGCTTTAAATTAACTTTACTCTTCTAAAACATGgttctttttttcaaaattgCTCTAAAACAAATTGCTGAAATTGTGAAGAGGTAATTGTCCGCCTataaaccaataaataaataaataaatgatagaaCCAGTTAGTCTGCgttaaaataaatggaaacattATTTAACCTCTGACACCTTTACAAGCCATTAAACTGTCAGAGGTCAGGAGCCCCCAGGCATCCTTTTCCTTGCTTGCCCCTCAGTGGCAGGAGCACAAATACATTATTGAAGGGAATCATCAGGGTACGTTTCCCTTTGTTTCGTGACAGGCACAAATCACGGAGCAGGCGGGTTTGTCTCAACGAGATTAACCTTGACAACAAAGCATTCCTCACCAGACTTCAAATAGGAGATGGAAACGGCTGCACAGATAGGAGCGGGTGACATTCTTAAAATATCACTGAACTGTCCCATTAAATATGAGCAATGGCATCCTTCTCTGGAGAGGGGAAATGTGAATCCTGCCTTTTGTCCATAGTTTGCATGACACGACATGATTTCATGAGCactgcatttttcaaaataattttcAGGATGAAATATAAGGccaatctaattttttttttttaccagtttaATCATAATGATTATTAAATGCACTACTAGCTGTGTGATATCacaattaaatgtgtttctgtgtgtgtgtgtgtgtgtgcttttttttcttcataaaacCAGGTGCAGATGACCATATTTGGCCCTTTGCACAGTTTAATGTTTAGACAGCCTCCAGGACCCAACTAGAATGGCTGCAGGAGCAGCGGACACATCAACTGAATTCAGCAGGGCAATTCCgacaatgcatttttttatcCCCTCAGCAGTGCATCAGGCAGAGCTGTGAATGGAATATCTACTCAAAGACTGTTTTCTTTGTGAATTACAagaatttaatgtttatttttacagacacagaacaatcattctgctttatttatttactttgaatTGCTGCAAGTCAGTGCCATGGTACAGAAGCTTCTCAGAGCGGCTTAAGATGTTCAGAATGTTTCCAAAtcaaatgttgcattttttttttcttccaaaaagcaaaaacatttaattgtgtTTCGACACCCTCTCTGATGAGCTCAACATGCAAACATCTCACCTACCTAAAGGTTGGTGGATTACGTAAAATATGGCTTTTTtgaaagcaataaaaacaagGCAAATCAAAAAGtgcatccatcacacacacacacacacacacacacacacacacacaaaataatcaatTCCAGTCTGTGATCAATGGCATTGCCCGTGTTAGGGAGATGTCCCTCCTGTCTCCTCTGTTTGCTGGCTCAATGTCTGACCGCTCAGGCGGGAGGTGCCCGGGTGTGGCGCTTATGCCATTTGTGAACAAATGTCAAAGCGGACCTCTTCAAGGACTCGGAGCAGGTGCCTGTGCTTAAGGAAGAGGCATTTCCTTTGAATAAATACACCAGGGTTTATCCAGCAGATGGGAGCTTCATCCGGTGAACGCACCCTGCAGGATGCAAAAGTCATCGATAGACAGGACTGTGTTGCCTTCCCTGCCTGTGTCCGTTCCTACAGTGCCGTGCGCTGTTGGCCCCGGTGGAGGGTAGTCATTATCTGGGCCCGTAGTCATAGTTAGAGGGGCCACTGGTGGCAGAGTACATGTTAGCCGTGGCTGGGTTCATGTGGTGGTGGTACGTGTGTCCTCTGATACTGGGTAAAGGATAGGGCGACGGCCTGGTCTTGGCTCCCAGGTAGTGTTCGTAGGTGGTGGGGTACTTGTAAGGGTGGTGGTGCAGGGTGTCGGGGGGTAGAGCATGGGGTTCTGACCGAAGGTCGTGAGGAGGGCTGGGTCGTCCGCTGGTGAGCGGGACGGCATGGAGGCCTCCAGGGACCGGCAAGGCAGGGCTGAGGACCCGGGACATGAGATGATGAGCTGGGTCGGCGTGTATGGGGGTCCCGTTGGGGTCTCGGTCATATTCCCGCCTGTTGTCCTCTGTACCGGAAGAGATATGAGGATGACCAGGTTATTATTATACTTACTTTGTAACAGCAGGGTGGGTATATTTGTATTAGCAGTGATCGTGTCTATAGTTTTGTGCTGTTTTACAAGCAGCTGTAGGTTTCTGAAATCTGTGTTCAAACTCTGACAAATGTACATGATTATTGTCTGGTCTCCGATTATTCATAAAGATTGTTTTactcaaaaatattttgtaataaacTGATAAATAGTTTACCCATAAACTATAGCTTATTATATTTCTTGAGATCGATTGAAggatttgtctttctttgatCAAATTACgatttgatgaataaataaaattgtcAGTCTCGATGATGCAAGACAGAAAGTCTATTTACAGTAAATGACACTAACTGAATTCAATTTAGTGTTTTTAACGATAGAAACAACAATAGATCTGATTCTGTGAGTGATAAATGAGGTGAAATGTGCCCACAGTTCTCTCCTAAAGGCTCGACCAAGGCAAAGCGACTCTGTTATTTTAGATTTGATGAAACAAAGATCGAGCTGCAGACCTTTCTCCGTGCCGTTGTGCTGAGGGGGCGACGACATTGGGTTTCTTGTTCTGGCAAAGGCACTCATTATTGGCAGAGAGCCTGGCCTGTGATTCCTGGGCCTGGAACAGGGAGAGTGGATTCAGTTACATTCTCATCTAATGAATGACAAATGcacaatttctttattttatgttaaaatgATAGAATTCACACCGGTGCATGAAACGAGCATTTACTTATTGACGGGCTCTCAGTTTACAAAGACTGAAAAGCAGAGCGAACAATTACACGACTCAGAGCGGACAGTAATTctaaataattaacaaatcCCACAAACTTGAAACGGCTTCAGTTAATTCTTTACAGGAAAAATAGCCAATAGCTTCGCGTTCCACTGCCTGATCCACCAGATGGGTGGGGTTTACTCTAGTGTGACAATTACAACACTGTTTGGTCATTTGTCTCAGTTGACTGAAGTGATTCCTAAATTCCATGCCTCTCATCGTGGCCCTTTGTGCACCTACTCCACCCACACCTGTATAAGTCAAACGCAAAAGATCTGTCTTGTAAATGCGCCCTGGCGTGTTTTACACCGCGTGGAGTGAGAGTGCGGCCGCTCACCAGTCCTCCGGATCACAGTCCCTGAAGCCCTTTGCAAAAGGGTTGCTGGCAATCTTCAGCTGCGTGATCTGAAATCCAGAACACAGCATCGAATAAACGTCGGCGCTGCGTCACGCAGGCAAACACGACAGCTGCGTAATCATAACGCAATGACCAGTTAATGCAGAACTGTATTATGATTATCTCTGCACTTGTATAACACTGCACttgtataaccccccccccccccctatcatcTGTCCTAAATGCAGTGACTCCTACAGTTACTGCTAAACTGCTGATTACTGTAAACTGGTTTCACTCTGAATCAATAAAACGCGCACGCAGGCGGATGGATAACAGCAGGGAGTGCGCAGAGAAGGAGCTCAGCGCACGCAGGCGGATGGATAACAGCAGGGAGTGCGCAGAGAAGGAGCTCAAATTTACGCGCAGGAAACACTCAAAGGTGCGCATTCGAACTTAAGTCTATAGCGCAGAATAACCAAACTTTTCATTGTATTTATGTATGAGCATGGTTTTACATTATGGTCTATCCTTTCTCGTGGCATCGCAAATATTTAACCTTCACACTGAGCCACATATATACTCGGTTTACGCTTTCCGGGGCCATCAGGCTGCTTACCCGGTGGTTCTGGTACGCTGTCACCGCTGTGAAGCGGGTTTCCTCAAAAACGAAAGTCTTGTAATTCTCCTCTGCGTATTTCTCGCTGTCCTTTCGGGGGTCCACGTAGACCACGTGAAACCTGGGCTGGTACCGGTGCATGGAGTTCAGAATAATCTGTGATAACCAGAGGATTCATCAGAACTCATACAGGAAAACAACAATTATGATTAATAATAAAGTACCCGTGCTGACAGATCGAAGACCCCGCTGCGCAGGTCAGTTATTTTCTATCTTATAATTTGATCAAAATTAACATCATAACCAATTAAAAGAATTAGGATGGTTTCATGCACAGgtaaaaatatagaaataaaatagattaaaaaacaaataggaCCGTTTGATTAATTGCACCTATAGAAGTTTGTTTTGAATTATTATTCTTGTTAAAACTGTGATCTCTTTTCTAATAGTGTATCTATAATGTTAAAATGATATTACGTTTTGGTAAATCAAGTTAAAAATCAGAATTCACCTGAGTATAATGTGTAATAAGACATAAACAGAGGCACACAATTTCAACGTTTTCACATttgaaaaggcttttttttttttcttttttttttgcgtgtttcTAATTTCAAATAATCTCGCATTAACTCATTTCAGGCCTCGGGAGCGCGCCTCCCCGTTTGTCCCGTCACCTTCCAGCACTCCCGACCCCCTGATCCCTGATCTTTCTGATTTTACTGTGACGCGCGGAAAGCCGTCGGCAGAGTGAAATATCAAGCAGGAAGGGCATGCAGAAATAATTTCCACTGGTGAAATATTCCACTTCCTTGTCGTCATTGCTGGAGTGACGCCTGGTGTTGCCCGTGTGCCATTTCGTGGTTTTGGGATCAGCTTTTGGCAGCATCTTAGTGGGAGTCTGAATATCAAGGTTTAATAAGTGTATCGAACAAAACTGCTCATCTCCTCAGCGCCAGTAATCGCTCTGCTCAGATTTAATGTGTCTAAATAGAGCGTTTATGGGTTTTTAATATGCCGGTAAAATATGAAACCAGGCAGGCTACATTATGCGTCTCAGTCAAACTCGTGCAAGCCTATAATTTACGCAAGTTTTTTTCTGCTTGTGTATTTCCACCCGCGGGCTTACATGGCCGTTGTCGTCCAGCAGGTTATTGGTGAGTTTGAGTTTATCAAAGGAGACGATCTGCTTCATCCACTGCGCGCCTTTGGCCGGAGAGTCCGGGTGATAGTGGACCCTGCCCGGTGTGGCAGGGTCAGCTTTACCGGCAACCAACCACGATGAGCTGTGGAAAGCGTACCTGTGAGACCGAAAGAAAATTCATTAGACACCGGGGTTTCGTTTTCCCGACGTTATCCACGTCAGTAAACGTCCCCTGCACGCGCATACAACATTTTCCAGCGAGCGTTTGCGTGACCTGAAGGGACATGAAAAATAGGACTTATAATCACCTATGTCTTTTACGCATGATGATCAATAATAATTGTGGAAACAATGTGTCCATGTTTCATTCAAAACATTCATTAAATCCATTTTGataggattattattattattattattattatctcgcTAATGATGATCTAATTACAGGGTGTTTTTTTGCGAAGACATTTAAACAGTGCAAAGTGTGAGCGCTGAAGCGCAGTCCACGAATCGGATCAATGTTGAGTGGCCTGTGTTTGTTTCGGTAGTCAGATTCCATCCAAAAACGTTACCTGTAACGTTTGTCGTCTACAGGTAGGAAGTCCATTAGGAGCATGTAGTCCGCCATGGGATCCATCCCAAAAATCTTTACCTGGAATGTTGGAAACATTCTcctgagaaagaaaacaatctGCAGTTAAAAAACTGAtttcaatttgaaatgtttccaatgcgtgcgtgtgcgcatgaattaattatttttgaattAATCAAATAAGTCAATATCTAATTAATCCAAAGCGGGACAACAAACACAGACGCTTCACACTGGCTGAAAGGAGCTTTGCGTTTGTTGCCTTTTACGTTCCCCGTTGTGATTTCTGACCCTGACCCTCTAACTCCTTTGCGTTTGCGTTTTTGATGAGtcccaaataaataaaggagACACACAAAACGCACTGGGGTGTGTGACATTATCCTCCAGAGAGTCTCACCTTTCATCATCGTAATAAAATATCAAGAATTAGATTCGGAAAATACAATTTTAGAAGCAATGCTCTCTGGATATTCATatccaaataaatattttctttaaacttAGTGacagtatatttttaaaccttcagttttgctgtgatttttttcttaaatcatGGCTATATCACCGATATATGTTACTCTGAAAATCACTTGCTGAAAGTTGAGTAATCCGCCAAATCAGTGAAAGTGATCTTAAAATCAACGCTCAATTAACGTCAGTGTTGTGGGTAGGTGAGGCTGAAGGAGCTCCAGGCAGCTCGCCTTTCTCCTGTCAGACAGCGCAGAGGGAAGATTTACGCTGCACGTTCAGGATTTAATCAATTATCTCATacctctttattttattacaatgcAATGCATTAAACACTACATTGACAGACACATGCACCTGTAATAGTTAACATTTAATGGTTAGAAGTAACGCAAGTGTAACATTATATTTGCGTTCAATGCGGGTCACAGGTCAAAGCCCGCACGTTTTCGGTTGTGCCCGAGGATTCAAGCAGCGTAAAACTATTAAAAGGAAACACCGAAAAAACCCCTCAAAATGTATATATTCTGTTTTTACTTTATAATATTTGCGTAATCTCTGTTAGTTAAATGGATCGTCCTaaggctgcagaaacacacactcccacaacGAGGATcatataattaaaacaaaagtatAATGCAAAGGCTGGAATGAAACCGAACCGATCTGATGCCTGGAAGTGACACTCACGAAATCCAGGATCAATGTGGTGGTGGCTGCTTGCATGCATGCGcaaaacacacacgtacacgcgcTTTAAAACAGCAAACGACTGTTTGAGTTTAAGTAAATATACTTTCAAATGCACTGACACTAATTTCAGTTTTTAGTTGCTTTAATTTAGCTTGTATTCTTTTCATTCCTAAATGCGCAGGACAggattataaataaatacactgttttataaaaaagaaagacaccAGAGAGTTTCCGGCATGAAAAACGTGTGCATACAGTtcttaagaagaaaaaactatacatatttaaaataactCTTTAATCCGCGTATAGTTTTTCGTTTAAATAATAAGCTATTAATAGCCCATGTAAAAAGGCTAAACTAAATATGAtgaataatttcattgtttCATCAACATAAACGCCCGACATTTATACAGGCGCGTAATGTACTTTTAATCTACAAACTATGTCCATCTTTGCAGACTCTGCTCACCTTCCGGCCTTGGTGACGATCATCTCCGTGCCCAGCTGATTAAACTCGTCCCATAAAGCTTTCATCTCCAGCTGGACGTTAATGTTGGCCACCTTGGGATTCTTCTTCACGATCGTTTTGCCGTTCGGCGTGGAgttggaggaagacgaggagcagTTTGGAGTTCCGCCGTCACTCGGCGGGGCCTGGCTCGGGTTCGTGCCCGGGTAGCTGTAGGTGTGCTGGGCGGCGGGACAAGGCTCGAAGTGGGACTCATGCTGGCTGTACGGGTCCCCGGGGGATGGAGAGAGGTGGTACCCCCCCGCGGTGTTCAGGCTGCTCAGGCTGCTCGTCGTGAAGGCTGCAACATCGCAAAAATGGGACAGCTGCGTCAGCCACGGACTGGATATGGCTGAAATCATCCCCAAAAAACTGGATTTACCAAATATGTATTTAAGTCGGGGAATAAAACAGACGCAGAATTAGGAAGTCTCCAGTCGAGCGTATTACGCATAAACGCAGTCCGTTCGGTATAAAGGTTTCCGACTGTGCTGCGTATGAATCCCGGAGGTTGTATCCACCGCCAGCGCACTATGATCGAAATACCAAACCTCCGAATGGTGAAGAAAAAGATCTGCGGTTCTTTCGGAGAATCGAAAACAAGCTTCGAGCGAGGCCGAGTCCGGTTTTGCTTCGGATCTTTGGCGCTCCGAGCGGCTCCTGCTGTGCGCTGCTGCGCTGCTGCAGTGTGTTGCACTGTGTGTTACACTGTGTGTTACACTGCAGCTATGCGTCGCCTCTCTTATCTGACGCAAGGGCCTCCCCTTTGCGATAAAACCGGTTCTTATTTCTATTTAGATAAGGAACTGCAGGTAATGCGCCTTTTCCTCGCCCTGGGACGAGACTGATTGACAGAGAAGCGCGCCCCTTTTTAATGGGCTTTCCGGCACCCATTTAACTTTTGGATAAGggtatcacccccccccccccgtttacaAACAAAAGAGCAGCTTAGGGTAAACACAGGTTGATTTacatgaacaaataaacaagcaaCAGGTGACTGTTGCTCTCCTGTTATTGGACAAATAGATATATGGATGGGATATACACCCCCTACTGCGCTTTACGTGCGTATTATGGTCTGTTTTCACCATTACGCGCAGGGTGCCAGTGTaatccctcctccctctggcttCATTTTCAATGCGATATCCAGGAATTAAAGTTGACTCTTTGTCCAACGCGTTCGGGGTTTGGAAtgggggacccccccccccccccccggttgctTTGTAGACACACTTCTCCTATATAGGAGTGAGTTTGCGTTCTTTTTCATACAGTGGCTCAACCGTGCCATAGTTTCATTTTACAATATTGCACTTCCATACTAATGCATTCCAAACAACGCGCCCACACAAACGGCTTTGCGCATTGATTTAAACGTGCGTCGTGGACATGCAGCTCCAACAGCTCGAGGGGCATCAACAGACACATTTACCTTCCATTTCCCGGGTGACAGTGCTGTAGTGCATTTTAAAGGAACTCTGGTTTTGCAGGTCTGGCGCGTCGCGGCCGAGGCTCTGTTTGTAAAGCGCCGCGTTTCCTGCTTGCTCGGCAGCCGAAATCAGGGAGGCAATACTGAACGCATTTGCCTTTGGAGAGAGGGGACCGCTGTCGTCCATAGGCAATAGATCGAGTCGGGAAACGTtggccctcctcctcctccttctcctccgctTTCCGACCGCGCAGAAAGCAGGAGAAGGCTCCGCGCAATAGAGAAGAACATGCGCCAAAAAGGGGTTTTCACATTCCGCCACCGGCGCTCCGCGTCTGCGCGAGAGCCTGGGTATAGACTGCTCTTAAAAAGTATCCCCGCGACTACTGTGGAGACTCCTCTGAGCTCACAATCATTtgatgacacccccccccccaaacacgtCCTGGTGTCAAAACACAGTTcatccagagaagagagagagagagagagagagagcgcgcttCCCTTGTTTCTCCTCCGCTCGGTGGCGGGCTGGTGTCGTCTGAGTCCTGCCTTGAGGCTCGAGGAGAAGCTACTGCTGCTACGAGAATGTCAAACCTGAGCGCGATCCACGCCTCCTCTGAGCCACTGCGCTCTGAACTGGTTTTATTTCAGTAATACTGCGTCAGGCGTTTGAATTGAACTCAAAGCCCGACTTCAAAGTGCGCTTTACTTCTGCAGTTAACGACGAGCCCGTGTAAAAGAAAAGTCCAAAATCAGCCCGAGCTTATAGCTGAGTTCGACTGGAGCATCAAAGCCGCGCGCAAATACGCAATGCATGACTTCACACGTTAAACTCGAATATTTAATAAGTCCTTTCAACATTTTCTGGTTTAGTTTGAAACGTTTCTGAGTCAGATAAACATTGATATTGTTTGTAATTCAATTAAAGACAAATACGTACCAAGTTATTGTTCATGATGAAATATAGTAATATCAGATTTTATATTTaagaaaatgtcttcttttgtctctttttcacatccatccatccatctctatAGAATAAAATCTCCATCTGAGATTTACGCATCCCTTTAACTTTTTATaataaacaaaaagaaatacaaatactttTAAAAACGCAGTcagtaaacacaataaacacacgtGGCTCTTCAGACCGGAGCTGGACTTGACCTTTCCGCCTGGCGCTCCTCTGTCACCTTGTGGGTTCTCAGCCCATCGAGGTTCAGC
This genomic interval carries:
- the tbx1 gene encoding T-box transcription factor TBX1; the protein is MDDSGPLSPKANAFSIASLISAAEQAGNAALYKQSLGRDAPDLQNQSSFKMHYSTVTREMEAFTTSSLSSLNTAGGYHLSPSPGDPYSQHESHFEPCPAAQHTYSYPGTNPSQAPPSDGGTPNCSSSSSNSTPNGKTIVKKNPKVANINVQLEMKALWDEFNQLGTEMIVTKAGRRMFPTFQVKIFGMDPMADYMLLMDFLPVDDKRYRYAFHSSSWLVAGKADPATPGRVHYHPDSPAKGAQWMKQIVSFDKLKLTNNLLDDNGHIILNSMHRYQPRFHVVYVDPRKDSEKYAEENYKTFVFEETRFTAVTAYQNHRITQLKIASNPFAKGFRDCDPEDWPRNHRPGSLPIMSAFARTRNPMSSPPQHNGTEKEDNRREYDRDPNGTPIHADPAHHLMSRVLSPALPVPGGLHAVPLTSGRPSPPHDLRSEPHALPPDTLHHHPYKYPTTYEHYLGAKTRPSPYPLPSIRGHTYHHHMNPATANMYSATSGPSNYDYGPR